In Cryptococcus neoformans var. neoformans B-3501A chromosome 3, whole genome shotgun sequence, the DNA window GCATTATATTTTTCGAGTCCGCCGAGCCATAGCTCGGTAGTGATAGGCTCCCATCGGGGTCGAGGAGGGGGAAATGTCGATGTTTCAGAATGAGGTGAAAGGACGGAAAGGGCGGGGTTCATAACTTCAGGATTGGCGTCGATACCTGCAAGGCGGCCAATGAAAAGCTCGTCTTCATGATcaaaatcttcttcttcatcctcagcaTGACGGGTTTCAGACGGCTTCTCTCTGATAGGGGGCTCGCAAATAGTTGAAGCTGGCATGACCAGAGTCTCGAGAAGAGCACCTGGACCACAACCTAGATCGAGGACCTGCACGGTTGGGTCAGATCCAATGCTGCTGTTGAAAAAGTGCTGCTATAAACTCGAACACGTACAGATCGTACACCTTCTTTACGAAGTGTTTGTAGTGCCCATTGTCGTCGTTGCATCCAAAGTCTGCGACACAGTCAGCACACAATCAATAAACGTGACCAGGTGTCACGTGCGCAGACGTCAGGTAGCTCGGACACGGTTTGTAGACTCACTCGGGGGTAAAAGTGACACCGGTGACGGtactctcctccaccatAGAAACTTCTGGGATGTGCTCCGTCTCTGGGAGAGCATcgcgaggaagaagttcTGGCGACTCGTCGGATGATTGGTCAAAGGTGAATACGCCGGGAGGCGGCATGTCGTTGTTGTTTTGCTGTCGGTGGAGACTGATGCTTAACGGCCTGCGGGCATACACGCAGAGGTATATGGCCTTCTGGGACTTGGTAATAACCTTTTAACTGTATGACGTGAAAAataaaaagaaaggagaaagagaaggccGGTTGAATTGCAAGAAATGGCACAGTCAAGTGTTGAATAGCCGGGCCGGGAGGGAACAGGGAAAAAAGCGGGGCAGCCGCGGCAATTGCTCCTaggagcaggagaagcCGCCTGGCGACGAACAGGGATGTTCTAGAGGCAATTTATTGATTAAGCATAGCGAGCCGGGGATAACATGCGCGCGATGCACAGGGAAACAGTGGTTGCATAATAAAGCTACATGGCAGTGTTTGAACGAAGACGGGCAGGGCAAGAAATAAGGAGCAATACAACGGAGAACACCGGCCGCAAATGAGGAGTGTGACGAGAAGTCGACGCCGGCCAGGGGCCATGCTTCTTGCCTGTTGTTCGTTTTCCCCCACGCAAAGAGAGGGAGTGCGTACTCTCTTCCGGGCCTCCCCACTCCAGGTTTCGGTTACTAGCACTCCCTGACCGTCCTCTTTCGGTGATCGCCGCCACTgccgccctcctcctcggtgCTCCGTCGCCACTCGCGCGCACACCCATCGGGTTATTCTTGTGCCTTGAGTTACTCCCCACGGAGTCCCGATTACGGCAATCACTGCCAGATGCCAAATCGCGCATGTCACGCAAACAAACATTCCAGCAGTTTCCATGTCTCGATCGTTTCATTCTTGCATTCCCTCCCTGTTATTGCGTCGAGAATTCTCTCCACGCAACAATCATCGAGCCGCGGCAGAGTGGCCATACCGAGTTGTGTCGATCTCTTCAGCCTTCATATCAATTCTGCTGCTCTCGGTAATCAGTGCGCCGAGCTTGGACAATCCTGATGCACGACGGTAGTGAACGGTGCAGTTGTTGTTCTCTCGCAGAAGTAACATGGTGAATTACCTGTACCGAAGGGACCAAACTTTGGTACAGCCACCGGTCAATAACCGGGCAATCACTGGCGATCtatgaagaaagaagcaaCTGTAAACACGTCTTCCAACAGCTTTACCAATCCATGCTTCCGACGAGGCTGAAAAAGAAATCTAATGCATCTATTGTAGCAATACAGTAACTTTCGCAGTATGCCATTTGCCCATGTCCGTCAAGAAAACAATGaatgaggaaagacaaCCAAAAGTATCAATATCCGGATCCCCCCGGGGGATGCCAtgatctccatcttcttcttccaaacaGCTACCATCCCTTATTTTTCTACCATCGACCCAAACCCACCAAGCTCTATTCTTGGCTAAAACTGATGCCGATGCGCCTCCTGTCCCGTCGGCCTTTCCTGTGGCCACGGTTCGAACGCACTCTCATCCCTCCCATGCCCCTCCCGTACTCTACTATATGCTGTACCCTCCGGTGACCTGATGGGTGCATAAGTGTCGTCGCCCGAATCATTATCTTCCAACAACCCTGAAGGCTTgcttgaggagaagattgtccCTCCTTTGGTATTGTTTTGGAGCTTGTGTTTATCTTGTTCGTATTCATTGTCGTACCCGCCTCCAGCGTTGTAGCTGGCAATCATACCCATTTCTTGACTCTCCTCTGGAATAGTATGCGGCATGAAACTAAAGAGACGAGTCAGCAAATAAagaaataaataaaaatCTTGTGCCTTTGAAAATGAAACAGAGACTCACGTCTTTTGCAATTTGGTAGCACCCGAACGAGTTCCCGGCTTCCCTCGAGCGTAATCGACAAAAAACTTGCAAGCAAGATAAATTTCAGAGCAAAAGTCGGAAAGGTTGATCGTGTCCCAAATGGCTTGCAGGTACGTTCTAAAGTTGGTGTCGCGCTGGTAAGGGTTCTTCTCCGGGTCGGTACTATGATTCGGAACAAGCAACGACGTAAGCATTCACGACGCAAGAGGTAGGATGAGACGCACTAGTCGGTCCAGTTGTACGCCCACCCCATGTAGACACTGAAAAAGACCATTTCGACACATGTACAAAGCGCAGAAAGACCGTCAGAAACGTTGGTCGCAGTCCACATGGCAGTGCCCTTGATGACCCCATGActttggaggatggagaacaAGAAGCCTAGGGAGTgataaaaataaaagaaaaaagtgGAGAGTGAGCAGCCATATACAAATTATACGAGACGGAGCTTACTTTGGTAGAAcgtgaagaagacgataAGCTTGATTGCCAGAAACTTGTTTAAAggcttcttccctttcaacTCGTCTTTACAAAGCACATAGAAAACGATTAATCCGTACAGCGCAACGGAGATTGAGACAAAGTCGACCGCGTCCAGGTACACTTCTGCAAAATGGATGGAGTACTCTTCCGGACATAGCTAGAAAGATCAAAAGGAGTTATTAGACGTAGATCGGGAGTGGACGGACAGGTCGGGCTAGATTACTTACGACGCCGTAGTATTCGCAGATGATACCAATGATGGAGATTAAAGGTCGGAGGACAACGTATTGCATCACACTGAAACTGAGTGCATGCCAAAAGTATGGCTTGGACGCTCTGAATCGCCAAAAGCCAAATGGGAATCTACAATTTCGATAATTAGCAAAGGAGAAACggaacaaaaaagaagagttgAAAAGCAAAGAGACATACGGAAACTTCatcttatccttctccGCCAGCACGGACTTGATCTGCAGGTCTATCGTACCCATCGAAACGAGTTCCATGAGAAGCATGAGGAATGCAGAAAGTGTGATGGCTTCGTATGCCGTTTCGGCAAGGATATAGTATTCGTAGGATTTGTAGTACCGATATGAGAAGAATGATACGACGGCATAGCTGTGCGATCGG includes these proteins:
- a CDS encoding hypothetical protein (HMMPfam hit to DUF300, Domain of unknown function, score: 157.9, E(): 2.2e-44); this translates as MSCPSDNSTAVDDEFWSSDGIHWDAHRIGWAVAGGCAILTVLITLFTLTMHATRYKHPPAQRQVMRVLLMPPVYAVVSFFSYRYYKSYEYYILAETAYEAITLSAFLMLLMELVSMGTIDLQIKSVLAEKDKMKFPFPFGFWRFRASKPYFWHALSFSVMQYVVLRPLISIIGIICEYYGVLCPEEYSIHFAEVYLDAVDFVSISVALYGLIVFYVLCKDELKGKKPLNKFLAIKLIVFFTFYQSFLFSILQSHGVIKGTAMWTATNVSDGLSALCTCVEMVFFSVYMGWAYNWTDYTDPEKNPYQRDTNFRTYLQAIWDTINLSDFCSEIYLACKFFVDYARGKPGTRSGATKLQKTFMPHTIPEESQEMGMIASYNAGGGYDNEYEQDKHKLQNNTKGGTIFSSSKPSGLLEDNDSGDDTYAPIRSPEGTAYSRVREGHGRDESAFEPWPQERPTGQEAHRHQF